CCTTTAGCTAAGGAAGATGTTAAAATAAAATTAACTACACCATTAGAATCTAAACCATATGTTGAAATGACTTTAAAAGTTTTAGAAAATCATAACATTCATGTTTCAGCTTCAAATGATAGAAGAATCTTTTTTATCTCTTCAAATCAAATTTATAAACCTTTTAACCATGAAGTCCCAGGTGATTATTCTTCAGCAACATTTTTATTAGCAGCAGCTGCTTTAACAAAATCTAAAATTAAAGTTAAAGGGTTAAAAGATGCAAACTTTCAAGCTGATAGCGCAATTATTAATATTTTAAAAGAAATGGGTGCTCAAGTTAAAGTTGGAGAAGATTATGTTGAAGTTTCAAGTGAAGGAGATTTAACTGGAATAGAGTTTGATGCTAAAAATACCCCTGATTTAGTTCCAGCTTTAACAGTTTTAGGTTGCATCGCTAAAGGTGAAACAAAAATCCTTAATGTTGAAAGGCTTAGAATTAAAGAGTCTGACAGAGTTAAAGCATTAATTTCAGAATTAACAAAAATGGGAGGAAAATTAACTTTTAAAGAAAATACGTTAATTGTGAAAGGTGAATGTAAATTAAAAGGAGCTGAAATAAACCCTTATGATGACCATAGAATAGCTATGGCTTGCGCTATAGCAGCTTTAAAAGCTGAAGGAAAAACTAAAATTTTAAACCCCAATTGCATAAAAAAATCTTATCCAAACTTTTTTAAAGATTTAAGAAAACTTGGTGTAAAAATTGCCTGGAAATAAATTTGGTTTAGAATTTTCTATATCAATTTTTGGTGAAAGCCATGGTAAATGCGTTGGAGTTTTAATAGATGGGTGCCCTGCAGGTTTAAAAATTTCAGAAAATGATATTCAAAAAGAGTTAGATAAGAGAATTCCAAAAGATGAAGATATTGTTTCGCATAGAATTGAAGAAGATAAAGTGGAGATACTTTCAGGTGTTTATCAAGGTTTCTCAACAGGAGCACCAATATGCATGATTGTTAAAAATAAAGATGTAAAAGATGAAGATTATGAGGAAATTAAATTTAAACCTAGACCTGGCCACGCTGATTACCCTGCTTGGGTAAAATATAAAGGTTTTAACGATCATCGTGGTGGAGGAATATTTTCTGGAAGACTTACTGTGCCATTCGTTATGGCTGGAGCCATAGCTAAAAAACTTCTTGAACAAATCAACGTGGAGGTTTTAGCTCATACAATTGAAATAGCTGGAATCAAAATTAAGGAAGAAAAAATTTCAATAGAAGATATAAAAAAGAGAGTTTACATGAATCCTGTAAGATGCATTGATAATGAAGCTGCTGCTTTAATGAAGAAAGCTATAATTAAGGCTGCTGAAGAAGGAGATAGCGTTGGAGGAATCATAGAAGGATTAGCAATTAATCTACCTCCAGGTATTGGAGAACCAATTTTCGATTCATTAGATAGTGATTTAGCTAAAATTTTATTTTCTATTCCAGGTGTTAAAGGTGTAGAATTTGGTTTAGGATTTAAAGCTTCAAAAGTTAAAGGCTCAATAAATAATGATGAATATACAATATTGAATGGCAAAATAAAAACTTTAACTAATAACGCTGGAGGAATCTTAGGTGGATTGTCAACTGGCATGCCTATTTCAGTTAAAGTAGCTTTTAAACCACCTTCATCAATTAAGAAAAGACAAAGAACGATAAATTTAAAAACATTTAAAGAGGATTGGATTGAAGTTAAAGGTAGACATGACCCATGCATAGTTCCAAAAGCAGTTCCAGTTGTTGAAGCTTGTATAGCTATAACTTTATGTGACCATTTGATTAGGGCAGGTTTTATCCCAAAAGTGATTAAAAATGAGTAAAATTGAAGTTTTAAGAAAAGAAATAGATAAATTAGATGTTGAAATCATAAATTTACTTAAGAAAAGAGTTGATTTAGCTAAAGCAGTTTTTAAAGCGAAAAAAGAAGAGGGCCTTCCATTACATGATCCATTAAGAGAAGAAAAAGTTCTAAAAAGAATTAAAAAACTTGCTTTAAAGAAAGATTTAAGCTTAAATGAAGTAGCATGGATTTATAGGAAAATTATTGCTTTATGTAGAAGAGCTGAAGGAGAAAATATAAAAGTAGCTTTTCTAGGTCCAGTAGGAACTTTCTCTGAGCAAGCTGCTAAAAAATTCTTTTTTAATGCAGCAGCAACATTTATAGAGTGCACAAGTATCCCAGATGTTTTTAGAGCTGTTGAAGTTGGTGATGCTGATTTTGGAGTAACACCAGTAGAAAATTCTCTTGAAGGCTCAGTAAATTTAGTTTTAGATTTACTACTTAACTCAAATCTAAAAGTTTTTGGTGAAATAGAAGAAAAAATAACCCATAATTTAATTGTTAAACCTGGAATAAAAATTGGAGATGTGAAAACAGTTATTTCTCACCCTCAAGCTTTAGCTCAATGTAGAAAGTTTATTGAAGAAAACTTACATGATGTAAAAATTAAAGAATGCACTAGCACAGCTTTAGCTGTTAAAATGGCTAAAAAGATTAAGAATGCTGCAGCTATAGGAACAGAGTTAGCAGCTCAAATTTATGGAATGGAGATTATAGCTAAAGGAATTGAGGATTGGCCAAATAATTACACTAGATTTTTTGTTTTAAGTAAAAATGAAGCTAAACCCACAGGAAACGATAAAACCTCCATTATTTTTTCAGTTAAACATAAACCTGGAGCGTTATATCAAGCTCTTGAAATATTTGCTAAAAAACAAATTAACTTAACTAAAATAGAGTCTAGGCCGTCAAGAAAGAAACCATGGGAGTACCTTTTTTATTGCGATTTTGAAGGTCATAAAGATAAATCACCTTATAATGAAGCTTTAAAGGAGTTAAAGAAAAAATGTGTATTCATGAAGATTTTAGGGTCTTATCCGAAAGCTCAATAGCTATTATAGGCGGAACAGGAAAAATAGGACGAATATTAGTTAAGCTTCTTCAAGATTCTGGAGGAAAAATATTTATTTGTAGCAGAAACTTAAGAAAAGCAGAAAAAATTGCTAGAAAATTAAATGTTGAAAGCGGAGAATTAAATATAATAAAAACCGTTGATATAGTATTTATTTCTGTTCCAATAGAAAATATTGTTGAAACAGCCGCTTTAACAATTGAAAAAATGGAGAAAGGTTTACTTATAGATGTTTCCTCAATAAAAATAGGGGTCGTAGATAAAATATTAGAGTTTCTACCTCCAAAAATAGAATACTTAAGTCTTCATCCCCTTTTTGGACCAAAAATAAAAAGTTTTAAAGGGAAAAACATGGTTTTTATTAAGCTTAAAGAAGGTGAATTAACTAAAGCTATACTTAATTATTTAAAATGGAAAGGATTAAATTTAATTGAATCTTCTTTGAAAGAGCATGATGAAAAAATGGCTGCAATTCAAGTGATGACTCATTACGCTTACATATGTTTAGCGGTTAGTTTAGGAAAGTTTACTTCATTAAATGAATTGATTAATTTCTCTACAACATTCTTTAAAAAAACGTTAAAACAGTTAAAAAGGTTAAGCGAAAACATAGATGTTGTTTTAGATATTCAAAAAAGAAATATTTATGCTTTTAAAGCTAGAAAAGAATTTTTAAATACTGTTGATTTATTGCAAGACATGAGAAATGAAGAAATAAAAAAAGTGATAGAAAGCCTTGCTAAATTTAGTAAGCTCTGTTTAAAATAAAATCTGCTAAACTTAAAAGTTTAGATTTAGCTTCACTATCCTGAAGATTTAAAAGAGCTTTTTTACCTTCTTCAATAAATTTTTGACCTAAATTATATGCTTTTTCTTTAGCTTTAGTTTTTCCAATTAATTTTAAAGCTTTATTTAAATCTACTTTTGAAACTTTAGGTTTCCTTAATATACTAAGTAAATTATGCTTCTCTTTTTTATTTAATTCTTTTAAGGAGAAGATAATAGCGATGTTTCCAAGTTTATGTTCAATTATATCTTTACCTTTTTCTTTACCTGTTTTTTCTCCATAAATATCTAAAATATCATCAACAATTTGAAAAGTTAAACCAGTATTCCAACCAAAAACACTTAATGCTTCAATAATTTCGTTTGAAGCTTCAGCGGCTAACCCACCAGAAATGCATGCAGCTTTAATTAAA
This is a stretch of genomic DNA from Candidatus Bathyarchaeota archaeon. It encodes these proteins:
- the pheA gene encoding prephenate dehydratase translates to MSKIEVLRKEIDKLDVEIINLLKKRVDLAKAVFKAKKEEGLPLHDPLREEKVLKRIKKLALKKDLSLNEVAWIYRKIIALCRRAEGENIKVAFLGPVGTFSEQAAKKFFFNAAATFIECTSIPDVFRAVEVGDADFGVTPVENSLEGSVNLVLDLLLNSNLKVFGEIEEKITHNLIVKPGIKIGDVKTVISHPQALAQCRKFIEENLHDVKIKECTSTALAVKMAKKIKNAAAIGTELAAQIYGMEIIAKGIEDWPNNYTRFFVLSKNEAKPTGNDKTSIIFSVKHKPGALYQALEIFAKKQINLTKIESRPSRKKPWEYLFYCDFEGHKDKSPYNEALKELKKKCVFMKILGSYPKAQ
- a CDS encoding prephenate dehydrogenase/arogenate dehydrogenase family protein, which codes for MCIHEDFRVLSESSIAIIGGTGKIGRILVKLLQDSGGKIFICSRNLRKAEKIARKLNVESGELNIIKTVDIVFISVPIENIVETAALTIEKMEKGLLIDVSSIKIGVVDKILEFLPPKIEYLSLHPLFGPKIKSFKGKNMVFIKLKEGELTKAILNYLKWKGLNLIESSLKEHDEKMAAIQVMTHYAYICLAVSLGKFTSLNELINFSTTFFKKTLKQLKRLSENIDVVLDIQKRNIYAFKARKEFLNTVDLLQDMRNEEIKKVIESLAKFSKLCLK
- the aroC gene encoding chorismate synthase — encoded protein: MPGNKFGLEFSISIFGESHGKCVGVLIDGCPAGLKISENDIQKELDKRIPKDEDIVSHRIEEDKVEILSGVYQGFSTGAPICMIVKNKDVKDEDYEEIKFKPRPGHADYPAWVKYKGFNDHRGGGIFSGRLTVPFVMAGAIAKKLLEQINVEVLAHTIEIAGIKIKEEKISIEDIKKRVYMNPVRCIDNEAAALMKKAIIKAAEEGDSVGGIIEGLAINLPPGIGEPIFDSLDSDLAKILFSIPGVKGVEFGLGFKASKVKGSINNDEYTILNGKIKTLTNNAGGILGGLSTGMPISVKVAFKPPSSIKKRQRTINLKTFKEDWIEVKGRHDPCIVPKAVPVVEACIAITLCDHLIRAGFIPKVIKNE
- the aroA gene encoding 3-phosphoshikimate 1-carboxyvinyltransferase, which codes for MKIIELEPIETLIGEVKAPPSKSYTHRALIAASLADGESKIKNPLICQDTEATLNVIKSYGAKVNVSKNLLKVVGIKNIETPNDVLNCKESGTTIRFATPILSFAKGISILTGEESLRRRPMQPLIDALNQLKVQCFSAKGDGYPPIIVFGGSGIRGEAFLPGNVSSQFISGLLFAAPLAKEDVKIKLTTPLESKPYVEMTLKVLENHNIHVSASNDRRIFFISSNQIYKPFNHEVPGDYSSATFLLAAAALTKSKIKVKGLKDANFQADSAIINILKEMGAQVKVGEDYVEVSSEGDLTGIEFDAKNTPDLVPALTVLGCIAKGETKILNVERLRIKESDRVKALISELTKMGGKLTFKENTLIVKGECKLKGAEINPYDDHRIAMACAIAALKAEGKTKILNPNCIKKSYPNFFKDLRKLGVKIAWK